A single region of the Alphaproteobacteria bacterium genome encodes:
- a CDS encoding alpha/beta hydrolase: MPEVNFNGPEGRLEGRYLAGKTKNAPIALILHPHPQHGGTMNNKVVYTLYHAFADRGFAVLRFNFRGVGRSQGEFDHGAGELSDAASALDWLQTFNANARTCWVGGFSFGAWIGMQLLMRRPEIDGFISVSPPSSLFDFSFLAPCPASGIIVHGGDDQHVPVEDAQKLAEKLQSQKNITVDYQIVSGADHFFTDRIDQLRTVVDTYLDKALAPEPVVEPEA, encoded by the coding sequence ATGCCGGAAGTAAATTTCAACGGACCCGAAGGCCGCCTAGAGGGCCGCTATCTTGCGGGAAAGACCAAGAATGCGCCGATCGCGCTGATCCTTCATCCCCACCCGCAACACGGCGGGACGATGAACAACAAGGTGGTGTACACGCTGTATCACGCGTTTGCCGACCGCGGTTTTGCCGTGTTGCGATTCAACTTCCGCGGGGTTGGGCGTAGCCAAGGCGAATTCGACCACGGTGCCGGGGAACTCTCGGACGCGGCCTCGGCCCTGGACTGGTTGCAAACCTTTAACGCCAACGCCCGCACTTGCTGGGTCGGCGGCTTTTCGTTCGGGGCCTGGATCGGGATGCAGTTGTTGATGCGGCGGCCGGAGATCGACGGATTTATTTCGGTCTCGCCACCGTCGAGTTTGTTCGACTTTTCGTTCCTGGCCCCCTGCCCGGCCTCCGGGATCATCGTCCACGGCGGCGACGACCAGCACGTCCCGGTCGAAGACGCGCAGAAGCTCGCCGAGAAACTTCAGTCGCAAAAGAACATTACCGTGGACTATCAAATCGTTAGCGGTGCGGACCATTTCTTTACCGACCGGATCGACCAATTGCGCACGGTGGTCGATACCTATCTCGACAAGGCCCTCGCACCCGAACCCGTTGTGGAACCTGAAGCCTAA
- a CDS encoding TfoX/Sxy family protein translates to MPVSPDFRVFVLDQLAGLDPIEKRMFGGIGLFVDGLMFGIVSGSDVLYLKTDEAIAATVAAAGGVPMQYTRAGKTRDMSYSTVPADILDDPEDLRSWAENAIAAAHRAAAAKRSPTRTKKTRPKKPASSEKKSS, encoded by the coding sequence ATGCCGGTTAGCCCGGATTTCCGTGTATTCGTCCTCGATCAATTGGCGGGCCTCGACCCCATCGAAAAGCGGATGTTCGGCGGCATCGGGTTGTTCGTCGACGGGTTGATGTTCGGCATCGTCTCCGGCAGCGACGTCCTCTATCTCAAAACCGACGAAGCGATTGCCGCGACCGTCGCTGCGGCGGGTGGCGTCCCGATGCAATACACCCGCGCCGGCAAGACACGGGATATGAGCTACTCCACGGTGCCGGCCGACATCCTCGACGACCCCGAGGATCTTCGCAGTTGGGCGGAGAACGCCATCGCCGCCGCTCACCGCGCCGCTGCTGCGAAGCGTTCGCCCACGCGGACCAAAAAAACGCGGCCGAAAAAGCCCGCGAGTTCCGAGAAGAAGTCCTCCTAG
- a CDS encoding AsmA-like C-terminal domain-containing protein, producing MLLASKILIRLLAAIFAGGAIIVSAAAWRLSEGPVSIGFLSPYIKESLTVGGADIDVALSDTVLAWRGFERGLDIVVLGLELLNADGETVAAIPELAIGLDSRRLMTGDFVPATVDVVGADLNLRRAADGTIEVGVGQGGRDSAAVTAFLRDLTLAPDARRPNAALRRVSVLGTAVTFEDLRNRVVWNIPRADLIVRRDAKGLSGDLIFDLDLEGAQTRFVATAAFDYVARETHVAIDFTDLDPLRLSNKDPTLGGLARLQLPLTGRVDFSVTERGQLDRINFDITGENGALDLAPVFDAPSVVASIEARGAVDLIGRALVFDELVLSRRTARAVLAGRIAAEEGGPRVALSGRVAGFTPTDIDEYWPTAFAPPVHRWFTDNILGGTVTEGTVRLNVGPEHLTGGALPAEAVEARLSIAGVTARYFGALPPITEGVGAVRLTGDNVDLELSSGRLGALLLQEGSIELVESAPRTWDASLEFVASGANEEVLRIIDSEPLKLSQRFGLAPGNIAGVSATRVRMSFPVRPSIAPDQLRFAAASNIRDGALKDAFGDLDLTQGNMTLEVTKAGIQADGTVAVDGVPLGVVWRETFKPENGATTSLHLSGRLDDAARETLGFPTGDIVVGEVGAEIDIRSAGRTLLAAGIDLDLSPALVDLNVLRVTKLPGKEARAYFLVRPLEDGGTRIEQASFTSAALNAEGVVELGPERALRRVDLSRLAFGRTELAASIRPRAPNGFIVAVNGPTIDAGPFFDAFFDQTTGDVPPLNVSIDVNEMILSERRSLFGVSGEFNYVDKLESLRAAGSVNNEAPLSVTLVTTPEGPRRLTIAGGNAGALARTTGLFDDASGGNLLVSASLRDSDRGPVIDGRMEITDLQVKSASSFARVLTLASLTGLLEVLNGEGLRFARADVPFRFHDGLLEVIDARAFGPSLGITLDGEINGDADEISMFGTLIPAYTINSVLGEIPLIGTLLVGRQGEGVFALTYGIRGPVERPVITVNPLSALAPGFLRNFFAIFTGNGRPDPADPASPFVSEQPG from the coding sequence ATGCTGCTAGCAAGTAAAATCCTGATCCGTCTCCTTGCTGCGATCTTTGCCGGTGGCGCGATTATCGTGTCAGCCGCGGCATGGCGGCTCTCCGAGGGGCCGGTGTCGATCGGTTTCCTGTCCCCCTACATCAAGGAATCGCTAACGGTTGGCGGCGCCGACATCGACGTCGCGCTGTCCGACACGGTCCTGGCCTGGCGCGGTTTCGAGCGGGGCCTCGACATTGTGGTGCTTGGTTTGGAACTGCTCAATGCCGACGGCGAAACGGTCGCTGCAATCCCCGAATTGGCGATCGGTCTAGACAGCAGGCGCTTGATGACGGGCGATTTCGTTCCCGCGACCGTCGATGTCGTGGGCGCCGACCTAAACTTGCGCCGCGCGGCGGACGGTACGATCGAGGTCGGGGTCGGGCAGGGGGGCCGGGATAGCGCGGCGGTGACCGCATTCCTCCGCGATCTGACTCTGGCGCCGGACGCGCGCCGGCCAAACGCGGCGTTGCGCCGGGTGAGCGTTCTCGGCACCGCCGTCACCTTTGAAGACCTGCGCAATCGGGTCGTTTGGAACATCCCACGCGCGGACTTAATCGTCCGCCGCGACGCCAAAGGGCTATCGGGCGACCTGATATTCGATCTCGACCTCGAGGGGGCACAGACTCGTTTCGTGGCGACGGCGGCGTTCGACTATGTCGCGCGCGAGACGCATGTGGCCATCGACTTTACCGACCTCGATCCGTTGCGCCTGTCGAATAAAGACCCCACCCTTGGCGGCCTGGCACGGTTGCAACTCCCACTTACAGGCCGCGTGGACTTTTCGGTGACCGAACGGGGGCAGCTCGACCGCATAAACTTCGACATTACCGGTGAGAACGGTGCGCTCGACCTCGCGCCGGTGTTCGACGCGCCGTCGGTCGTGGCATCGATCGAGGCGCGCGGAGCAGTCGATCTGATCGGCCGCGCCCTTGTGTTCGATGAACTGGTGTTGTCGCGCCGGACCGCACGGGCGGTGCTGGCCGGGCGGATCGCCGCCGAGGAGGGCGGTCCGCGGGTCGCGTTAAGCGGCCGGGTCGCCGGGTTCACGCCCACCGACATCGACGAATATTGGCCGACCGCCTTTGCCCCGCCGGTTCATCGGTGGTTCACCGACAACATTTTGGGCGGAACCGTCACCGAGGGAACGGTCCGTCTGAACGTCGGCCCCGAGCACCTGACCGGCGGCGCCTTGCCCGCCGAAGCGGTCGAGGCCCGCCTCTCCATAGCCGGCGTCACGGCGCGGTATTTTGGGGCGTTACCGCCCATCACGGAGGGCGTCGGCGCGGTGCGGTTGACCGGCGACAACGTCGATTTGGAACTCTCCAGCGGTCGTTTGGGCGCGCTATTGCTCCAAGAGGGGTCGATCGAGCTTGTCGAATCGGCACCGCGAACCTGGGACGCGAGCTTGGAGTTCGTTGCCAGCGGCGCGAACGAAGAAGTTCTGCGAATCATCGATTCCGAACCGCTCAAGCTCAGCCAACGGTTCGGCCTAGCGCCCGGCAATATCGCCGGCGTGTCCGCCACCCGGGTTCGCATGAGCTTTCCGGTTCGACCCAGCATCGCGCCCGATCAACTCCGCTTCGCGGCGGCATCGAATATCCGCGACGGTGCCCTTAAAGATGCCTTCGGCGATCTCGATCTGACGCAAGGGAACATGACCCTTGAGGTGACTAAGGCCGGAATCCAAGCCGACGGCACCGTCGCGGTGGACGGGGTGCCTCTCGGCGTTGTCTGGCGCGAAACGTTCAAACCCGAGAACGGCGCCACCACCTCACTCCACCTCAGCGGCCGGCTAGACGATGCCGCCCGCGAAACGCTGGGCTTTCCCACCGGAGACATCGTCGTTGGCGAGGTCGGCGCGGAAATCGACATCCGCTCTGCCGGGCGCACATTGTTGGCGGCGGGCATCGATCTCGACCTTTCGCCCGCCCTTGTCGATCTCAACGTGCTGCGCGTCACGAAACTGCCCGGCAAAGAGGCGCGGGCATATTTCCTGGTCCGCCCCCTGGAAGACGGCGGCACGCGGATCGAACAGGCGTCGTTCACGTCGGCGGCGTTGAACGCTGAAGGCGTGGTCGAGCTTGGCCCCGAGCGCGCCCTGCGGCGGGTCGATCTGAGCCGCCTTGCCTTTGGCCGTACCGAGTTGGCCGCTTCCATCCGGCCGCGCGCCCCCAACGGTTTCATCGTCGCGGTCAACGGCCCGACGATCGACGCTGGCCCGTTCTTCGACGCGTTTTTCGATCAAACCACGGGGGACGTGCCGCCGCTCAACGTCTCGATCGACGTGAATGAAATGATTCTCAGCGAACGCCGGTCGTTGTTCGGCGTGTCCGGCGAGTTCAATTATGTCGATAAGCTCGAATCGCTGCGCGCGGCGGGATCGGTCAACAACGAAGCCCCCCTCTCGGTCACCTTGGTGACGACGCCCGAGGGCCCGCGGCGCTTGACGATCGCCGGGGGCAATGCCGGCGCGCTCGCCCGCACGACCGGGCTGTTCGACGATGCCTCGGGCGGCAATCTCCTGGTATCGGCATCCTTACGCGACAGCGACCGCGGGCCGGTGATCGACGGCCGCATGGAAATCACCGATCTCCAGGTCAAGAGCGCGAGTTCCTTCGCCCGCGTCCTGACGCTGGCATCGCTGACCGGCTTACTCGAAGTCCTGAACGGGGAGGGTCTACGCTTTGCCCGCGCCGACGTGCCGTTCCGATTCCACGACGGTCTGCTCGAGGTGATCGACGCCCGCGCCTTCGGTCCCTCGCTTGGGATTACCTTGGACGGAGAGATCAACGGCGATGCCGACGAGATCTCTATGTTCGGCACGTTGATCCCGGCCTACACGATCAATTCGGTGCTGGGCGAAATACCCTTGATCGGCACGCTGTTGGTGGGCCGCCAAGGCGAGGGGGTTTTCGCCCTGACCTATGGCATCCGGGGCCCGGTGGAGCGCCCCGTCATCACGGTCAATCCGCTCTCGGCGCTGGCGCCGGGATTCCTGCGCAACTTCTTTGCGATCTTCACAGGCAACGGTCGACCGGACCCCGCGGACCCTGCAAGCCCGTTCGTTTCGGAGCAACCGGGCTAG
- a CDS encoding anhydro-N-acetylmuramic acid kinase, whose product MTTQVYTAIGLMSGTSLDGIDAAVIRTDGEAVVETGPWLSIPYPPLLRAALRGLLGTESHDDSSRAVEQALTAQHAETINALLEQNNISISEINIIGFHGHTVAHRPERRFTWQLGDAEALASALQREVVADFRRADVAAGGQGAPLAPLYHRALATELEGPLGVLNIGGVANVTWIGPSDTLAFDTGPGNALIDDWVARHDRGTYDAGGAIAGAGLADPFVLEKLVALPYFRQRPPKSLDRQDFDLAAVDGLNLEDGAATLTALTVAGVMAARDHFPEPVKRWLVTGGGRHNTYMMRLLAGGLAVPVAPVEAVGWQGDALEAQAFGYLAVRVLRGLPISLPTTTGVPEAMRGGRVVRPA is encoded by the coding sequence ATGACCACACAGGTCTATACGGCAATCGGCCTCATGAGCGGGACCTCGCTGGACGGCATCGATGCCGCCGTCATTCGTACGGACGGCGAGGCCGTCGTCGAGACTGGGCCGTGGCTGTCGATACCCTATCCGCCGCTGCTGCGCGCGGCGCTGCGCGGGCTATTGGGAACGGAAAGCCACGACGACTCCAGTCGAGCGGTCGAGCAGGCGCTCACTGCGCAGCATGCCGAAACGATCAATGCTTTGCTTGAACAAAATAACATAAGTATCTCAGAAATAAACATTATTGGATTTCACGGGCACACCGTTGCGCATCGCCCGGAGCGCCGCTTCACCTGGCAACTGGGTGATGCCGAAGCCCTCGCCTCGGCACTGCAGCGCGAGGTCGTCGCCGACTTCCGCCGGGCTGACGTCGCCGCCGGCGGCCAGGGCGCGCCGTTGGCGCCGCTCTATCACCGGGCCCTAGCCACGGAGCTCGAGGGTCCCCTAGGCGTCCTCAATATCGGCGGCGTCGCCAATGTGACCTGGATCGGTCCCTCGGACACGCTGGCTTTCGATACCGGTCCGGGCAACGCGCTGATCGACGATTGGGTCGCCCGCCACGATCGCGGGACCTACGACGCGGGCGGCGCGATCGCAGGAGCGGGATTGGCAGACCCGTTTGTCCTAGAGAAACTCGTCGCGCTGCCCTATTTCCGGCAGCGACCGCCAAAATCGCTCGACCGCCAGGACTTCGACCTCGCCGCGGTGGACGGCCTCAACCTCGAAGACGGCGCCGCGACCCTGACCGCGCTGACCGTTGCCGGGGTGATGGCGGCCCGCGACCATTTCCCTGAACCGGTGAAACGCTGGCTGGTGACCGGCGGGGGCCGTCACAACACCTATATGATGCGCCTGTTGGCGGGCGGTCTTGCGGTCCCGGTGGCCCCGGTCGAAGCTGTCGGATGGCAGGGCGACGCCCTCGAAGCCCAAGCATTCGGTTACTTGGCGGTCCGCGTGCTGCGCGGCCTACCCATTAGCCTGCCGACGACCACTGGCGTCCCCGAAGCAATGCGGGGCGGTCGCGTGGTCCGACCGGCCTAA
- a CDS encoding cysteine desulfurase family protein has product MTAPRVYLDHNATTSVCAEARAAVADALERVGNPSSVHGAGAEARRIVEQARDRVALLVAAGSNEVVFTSGGTEANNLALLGVDRHLIVAASEHDSVLAPARRAPRGVTVVPVDAAGAIDVDALRGALAANEGALVSLMLANNETGVCQPVAEVAALARTAGALVHCDAVQGPGKLSVDMAALGVDLLTLSAHKFGGPMGVGALVVRKGVTVAALQTGGGQESYRRAGTQNVPGIAGLGAAAAALTASDPDTAHLRTLRDRLETACQAMGAQVMGQAAPRLPNTSCLTMPGVSSETQVMAFDLDGIAVSAGAACSSGKVGPSHVLAAMGIAPDVAGAAIRVSLGHATTAAEIDRFIDAWTVLYRRKQTGDALRRAS; this is encoded by the coding sequence ATGACGGCCCCGCGCGTCTATCTCGATCACAATGCGACAACCTCGGTCTGCGCCGAGGCCCGCGCGGCCGTCGCCGACGCGCTCGAGCGCGTTGGCAATCCGTCGTCGGTCCACGGCGCCGGCGCCGAAGCCCGCCGCATCGTCGAGCAGGCGCGCGACCGTGTTGCACTGTTGGTCGCCGCCGGGTCCAACGAGGTTGTCTTCACCAGTGGCGGAACCGAAGCCAATAACCTCGCATTACTCGGTGTTGATCGTCATCTCATCGTCGCGGCGAGCGAACACGATTCGGTACTGGCGCCTGCGCGTCGGGCACCGCGCGGCGTGACCGTTGTCCCGGTCGATGCCGCCGGAGCGATCGATGTCGATGCGCTGCGCGGCGCCTTGGCCGCGAACGAAGGAGCCCTGGTGTCGTTGATGCTAGCCAACAACGAAACCGGCGTGTGCCAGCCCGTGGCCGAGGTCGCCGCCCTGGCCCGTACGGCGGGCGCGCTGGTCCACTGCGACGCCGTCCAGGGGCCGGGCAAGCTGTCCGTCGACATGGCGGCGCTAGGCGTCGACCTTCTTACCCTGTCGGCGCACAAGTTCGGCGGACCGATGGGCGTCGGCGCCCTGGTCGTCCGCAAGGGCGTCACAGTTGCCGCCCTCCAGACCGGCGGCGGTCAGGAAAGTTACCGCCGCGCGGGCACGCAAAATGTGCCGGGGATCGCGGGTTTGGGTGCCGCTGCGGCGGCCTTAACCGCGAGCGATCCAGATACGGCCCATCTGCGAACCCTGCGCGACAGGCTCGAAACCGCGTGCCAAGCAATGGGGGCACAGGTCATGGGTCAAGCCGCGCCGCGTCTGCCCAACACAAGCTGTTTGACAATGCCAGGCGTTTCCAGCGAAACCCAGGTCATGGCCTTCGACCTTGACGGTATTGCGGTAAGCGCGGGCGCGGCCTGCTCGTCGGGCAAGGTCGGTCCGTCCCACGTTCTGGCGGCAATGGGCATTGCGCCCGATGTGGCGGGTGCGGCGATCCGCGTCAGTCTTGGACACGCCACGACCGCCGCTGAGATCGACAGGTTCATCGACGCCTGGACCGTCCTTTACCGGCGCAAACAGACGGGCGACGCCCTCCGCCGCGCCTCATGA
- the tyrS gene encoding tyrosine--tRNA ligase: MPTANSDFLRAMMRRGDFHDATDFDALDAAAVSGGVVGYIGFDATAPSLHVGNLMQILKLRIMQRTGQKPIALVGGGTTKIGDPSGKDEMRQIRTTDEIDANVERIKGLLGRFLTFGDGPTDAVLVNNADWLDQLEYIPFLREIGRHFTINRMLTFESVKARLERESPLSFIEFNYMILQAYDFLELNRRFGCTLQMGGSDQWGNILNGVELCRRVDGATAYGLTSDLLTTASGAKMGKTAQGAVWLSEDMLSPYDYWQFWRNTEDADVGRFLRLFTDLPDAEIADLETRDGAGINEAKKILATEATAMCHGRPAAEDAAETARKTFEQGKTGTALPTIEVPRGDLEAGIPAFELLRRSGLATSGGEARRLIKGGGGRVNDVAITEDIQPVTAADIGPDGTIKLSAGKKRHALIRAV, from the coding sequence ATGCCCACGGCCAACTCAGACTTCCTGCGCGCCATGATGCGCCGCGGCGATTTCCACGACGCGACGGATTTCGACGCCCTCGACGCGGCCGCCGTTTCAGGCGGCGTGGTTGGCTACATTGGGTTCGACGCTACCGCGCCCAGCCTGCACGTCGGCAACCTGATGCAAATCCTGAAACTGCGGATCATGCAGCGGACCGGGCAGAAACCGATTGCGCTTGTCGGCGGCGGCACCACAAAAATCGGCGACCCCTCGGGCAAAGACGAGATGCGACAGATCCGTACGACCGACGAGATCGACGCCAATGTTGAGCGCATCAAAGGGTTGCTGGGCCGCTTCCTGACGTTTGGCGACGGACCGACGGACGCTGTCTTGGTCAACAACGCCGATTGGCTCGATCAGCTGGAATACATCCCTTTCCTGCGCGAGATCGGACGCCATTTCACGATCAACCGGATGCTGACGTTCGAATCGGTGAAGGCGCGGCTGGAACGCGAAAGCCCGCTCTCATTCATCGAATTCAACTACATGATTTTGCAAGCCTACGACTTCCTCGAACTTAACCGGCGGTTCGGCTGCACGTTGCAAATGGGCGGCTCGGACCAATGGGGCAACATCTTGAACGGTGTCGAACTGTGCCGCCGCGTTGACGGGGCGACGGCTTACGGGTTGACCTCGGACCTGTTGACGACGGCGTCGGGCGCCAAGATGGGCAAGACCGCGCAAGGGGCGGTGTGGCTGTCGGAAGACATGCTGTCGCCGTACGATTATTGGCAGTTCTGGCGCAACACGGAGGATGCCGATGTCGGCCGTTTCCTGCGCCTTTTTACAGATTTGCCGGACGCGGAGATTGCCGATCTCGAAACGCGCGACGGTGCCGGGATCAACGAGGCGAAAAAGATCCTGGCAACCGAGGCGACGGCCATGTGCCATGGTCGCCCAGCCGCCGAGGACGCGGCAGAAACCGCCCGAAAAACTTTCGAACAGGGAAAAACCGGCACGGCCCTGCCGACGATCGAGGTGCCGCGGGGCGACCTCGAGGCCGGCATTCCGGCATTCGAGTTGCTGCGGCGAAGCGGGTTGGCGACCTCCGGCGGCGAGGCTAGGCGCCTGATCAAGGGCGGTGGCGGGCGGGTCAACGACGTGGCGATTACCGAGGATATCCAGCCAGTGACCGCGGCGGATATCGGCCCGGACGGTACCATCAAGTTATCGGCGGGCAAGAAGCGGCACGCCCTGATCCGGGCGGTCTAG
- the cysE gene encoding serine O-acetyltransferase: MSQTSTFKTLSRDLSAVVDRDPAARSRFEVLVLYPGFHAVMFHRLAHGLWRLQLKFLARMVSVFSRFMTGIEIHPGATIGPGFFIDHGLGVVIGETTEIGTDVTLYQGVTLGGTSLEAGKRHPTLGNDVIVGAGAKVLGPISLGDCARVGSNAVVVKDVAANTTVVGIPAKPVADRAAATRPDAFVAYGTARDADPAGHAVAGMLEQIQLLQARLADLEKQVGADTPLATPWSEARASGGGAKTDEGNP, from the coding sequence ATGAGCCAAACCTCCACATTCAAGACCTTAAGCCGCGACTTGAGTGCCGTGGTCGACCGCGACCCGGCGGCGCGATCCAGATTCGAGGTCTTGGTGCTATATCCGGGCTTCCATGCGGTCATGTTCCACCGCCTGGCCCACGGGCTTTGGCGCCTCCAGCTCAAGTTCTTGGCGCGGATGGTATCGGTCTTCTCGCGTTTCATGACGGGCATCGAAATTCATCCCGGCGCGACCATCGGTCCGGGGTTCTTCATCGATCATGGCCTCGGCGTCGTGATCGGCGAAACCACCGAGATCGGCACCGACGTCACCCTTTATCAAGGCGTGACCCTTGGCGGTACCTCGCTCGAGGCGGGGAAGCGCCACCCGACCTTGGGCAACGACGTGATCGTCGGGGCCGGGGCCAAGGTGCTGGGTCCGATCAGTTTAGGCGATTGCGCCCGGGTTGGCTCGAACGCGGTCGTCGTCAAGGACGTGGCGGCGAATACCACCGTTGTCGGCATTCCGGCCAAACCGGTCGCGGACCGCGCCGCGGCAACCCGGCCGGACGCCTTCGTCGCCTACGGCACCGCCCGCGACGCAGACCCCGCGGGTCATGCGGTAGCCGGCATGCTGGAACAGATCCAATTGCTCCAGGCGCGTTTGGCCGATCTCGAAAAACAGGTCGGTGCCGATACGCCCCTCGCGACTCCGTGGTCCGAGGCCCGGGCGTCGGGTGGCGGGGCCAAAACCGACGAGGGCAATCCATGA
- a CDS encoding Rrf2 family transcriptional regulator, which produces MKLSTKGRYAVMALVDLAAHGDKRPVSLADIAERQNISLSYLEQLFGRLRRGGLVKSVRGPGGGYLLQRGPANTRIADVVLAVDENLRATRCTPGSPVGCTKDSSRCLTHDLWEELGNHIYMFLSAVTIQDVLDRRVLGASRNRTVGAEAALPELTQRETVAL; this is translated from the coding sequence ATGAAACTGAGCACAAAGGGCCGCTACGCGGTCATGGCCTTGGTCGATCTCGCCGCCCACGGCGACAAGCGTCCGGTCTCGCTCGCCGATATCGCCGAGCGCCAGAACATTTCGCTCTCCTATCTCGAACAGCTTTTCGGTCGTCTGCGGCGCGGCGGCTTGGTCAAGAGCGTGCGCGGCCCTGGCGGCGGCTATCTCCTGCAACGCGGTCCGGCCAACACGCGGATCGCCGATGTCGTCCTGGCGGTCGATGAAAATCTGCGGGCGACCCGCTGTACGCCGGGATCGCCCGTCGGCTGCACCAAGGACAGCAGCCGGTGTCTGACCCACGACCTCTGGGAAGAACTCGGCAATCATATCTACATGTTCCTGAGCGCCGTCACGATTCAAGATGTATTGGACCGCCGCGTGCTTGGCGCGTCGCGCAACCGTACCGTCGGGGCCGAGGCGGCGTTACCTGAGTTGACGCAGCGCGAAACCGTCGCCCTCTAG
- a CDS encoding DUF2277 domain-containing protein: MCRNIKTLFNFEPPATDDEVAASALQFVRKLSGFSKPSKVNEAVFNQAVADVTEIARRMIDSFETAAPARNRDDEIARGKARAAARFG; the protein is encoded by the coding sequence ATGTGCCGGAATATCAAAACGCTGTTCAATTTCGAACCGCCCGCGACCGATGACGAAGTAGCCGCTTCGGCGCTTCAGTTCGTCCGCAAGCTGAGCGGCTTTTCTAAACCGTCCAAGGTCAACGAGGCGGTCTTTAATCAAGCCGTCGCCGATGTCACCGAAATCGCCCGGCGGATGATCGACTCGTTCGAAACCGCGGCCCCCGCCCGCAACCGCGACGACGAAATCGCGCGCGGCAAGGCGCGCGCGGCGGCGCGGTTCGGGTAG
- a CDS encoding 2Fe-2S iron-sulfur cluster-binding protein yields MPDGIRRDCDAAVGETVLAVAQRNGIAELEGACEGAMACSTCHVIVAEDDYGRLPEPTQEEDDMLDFAYGLSLTSRLGCQLVLTDALDGIVLQVPTERYNALLD; encoded by the coding sequence ATGCCCGACGGCATCCGCCGCGACTGCGACGCGGCGGTGGGCGAGACCGTCCTCGCCGTCGCCCAGCGCAATGGCATCGCCGAACTCGAAGGGGCCTGCGAGGGCGCGATGGCCTGCTCGACCTGCCATGTGATTGTCGCCGAGGACGACTACGGCCGGTTGCCCGAACCGACCCAGGAGGAGGACGACATGCTCGATTTCGCCTACGGCCTATCGCTCACCTCGCGCCTGGGATGCCAACTCGTTTTGACCGACGCCCTCGACGGCATCGTCCTGCAGGTTCCGACCGAGCGCTACAACGCGTTGCTCGACTGA
- a CDS encoding aminotransferase class V-fold PLP-dependent enzyme — MSDGRPIYLDHQATTPLDPLAYDAMRPFLEERFGNPHSTQHAYGHEAEIAVEAARAQIAHVIGADPREIVFTSGATESNNLAIKGAARFVGNRRRHVVTVATEHKCVLESAHALEREGFTVSVLPVQPSGLLDLAVLDAAITDDTVLVSVMGVNNEIGVIQPLAEIGARCRARGVLFHTDCAQAAGKIPLDVEAMAIDLMSLSSHKMYGPKGIGALYVRRRPRVRLDPLLSGGGQERGLRSGTLPAFLCVGFGAACAVAEEVMDDERDRLAALAARLLEHIRKIPGTYLNGDPERRWPGNLNIAFAGIDAEALLETLAADLAASTGSACSSAAVEPSYVLRALGLDDGRAAGSIRLGLGRWTSADEIDAVATRLAAAVQNLRAGAQVSAA, encoded by the coding sequence ATGAGCGACGGTCGCCCGATTTACCTCGACCACCAGGCGACGACGCCGCTCGATCCGCTCGCGTACGACGCCATGCGCCCGTTTCTCGAGGAACGCTTCGGCAATCCGCACTCGACACAACACGCCTACGGCCACGAAGCCGAAATCGCCGTCGAGGCCGCGCGCGCGCAAATCGCGCATGTGATTGGGGCGGACCCGCGCGAAATCGTCTTCACCTCAGGGGCAACCGAATCGAACAACTTGGCGATCAAGGGGGCAGCGCGGTTTGTCGGCAACCGGCGGCGGCATGTCGTTACGGTGGCGACCGAACACAAATGCGTCTTGGAGTCGGCCCATGCGTTGGAGCGCGAGGGCTTCACCGTCTCGGTCCTGCCGGTGCAGCCATCAGGCTTGCTCGACCTCGCCGTCCTAGATGCCGCGATCACCGACGACACCGTGCTGGTGTCGGTGATGGGCGTGAACAACGAGATCGGTGTCATCCAACCCTTGGCCGAGATCGGTGCCCGTTGCCGCGCCCGCGGCGTTTTGTTCCACACCGATTGCGCCCAAGCCGCCGGCAAGATCCCCCTCGATGTCGAGGCCATGGCGATCGACCTGATGAGTCTGTCCTCCCACAAAATGTACGGTCCCAAGGGCATCGGCGCGCTCTATGTCCGCCGCCGCCCGCGCGTGCGGCTCGACCCGTTGCTATCCGGCGGCGGTCAGGAGCGGGGGCTTCGCTCGGGAACGCTGCCCGCGTTTCTCTGCGTCGGATTTGGCGCCGCCTGCGCCGTCGCCGAGGAGGTCATGGACGACGAACGCGATCGCTTGGCCGCCTTGGCGGCGCGCCTGTTGGAGCACATCCGGAAGATTCCCGGGACATACTTGAACGGCGATCCCGAGCGGCGCTGGCCCGGCAACCTCAACATCGCCTTTGCCGGGATCGATGCGGAAGCGTTGTTGGAGACCCTTGCCGCCGACCTCGCGGCGTCCACCGGGTCGGCCTGTAGCTCGGCGGCGGTCGAACCCTCGTATGTTTTGCGCGCCCTTGGCCTTGACGACGGGCGGGCGGCCGGATCGATCCGGCTCGGTTTGGGCCGCTGGACCAGCGCCGACGAGATCGACGCCGTCGCCACTCGATTGGCTGCCGCCGTACAGAACTTGCGCGCCGGCGCACAAGTGTCCGCGGCCTAG